A DNA window from Drosophila pseudoobscura strain MV-25-SWS-2005 chromosome 2, UCI_Dpse_MV25, whole genome shotgun sequence contains the following coding sequences:
- the Rassf gene encoding serine-rich adhesin for platelets yields MWKCHKCGKPVFFAERKQSLGYDWHPECLRCEECGKRLNPGQHAEHKGVPYCHVPCYGALFGPQLFGHGTRVESHKSYGIKGAQKSTGAQPNGPTLPRDHFESKLKLYNQFYDNKSLEIRSREVNNRLILEGALRVYWGVQGVIHLKEDDDQRTFVVRKRNSCRTSKADDSSSDKENEASESLAPPTTTTGEVDALSTDVSLSESMTFDSCSLNEISELPTTPEDASANTTGNSKEVTNGKVSNDDEDTTTTDSSGTLVEGATASTSCVSSTLPSKLDNLEKLDWDDIDDLLQVERRHNHKDKIYETMPVKLPSSQSSSDSSPSKTSTDSTTTTTDSSSTPSATTSNNNSSSTTDNFMTATDSFTTNTTTQNTTTVSTTATTLDNYETADDATLKPMDFEDFKRSVHQDYVNGTNSFKEPNDGTLKRNQPIDPSRIHDSLKLYGENSVMSKSFNCEHALRSHIDPSLINDTMNLRSSVGSPRSAQRQYALQKSGSASASTVPSKEQRKPYQQGRQLFEKGINRSKSGPSCFVYSDSDDDDDNTLRPQRLATIRRSDVPSRFIKIQMDCYPKENAAAGGGGCGSEGESSRADAPSITSGAAAGDELTQTEELYTASDGAAGAGGDSIGTSGLHVTEDGVVLRRPPRTGAAAIKRRSGNRRSRTKLKRRCSINGHYYNRETSFFTPPYGSQMSVWVSSMVTTPEVINLVLEKYKVDMAPENFSLFIMRDNGEQKRLKDEEYPLVTRVTLGPHEDVARLFLVDTRKTDEISNEVAQFLNLSLPECRAILERYEQEMDREVAKIKERYAELRRRIVSRMESLKVHL; encoded by the exons ATGTGGAAGTGCCACAAGTGCGGCAAACCCGTTTTCTTCg CGGAACGTAAACAGTCGCTCGGCTATGATTGGCATCCAGAATGTTTGCGCTGCGAGGAGTGCGGCAAGCGGCTGAACCCCGGCCAGCATGCGGAG CATAAAGGTGTGCCTTATTGTCATGTGCCCTGTTATGGCGCCCTGTTCGGACCGCAACTCTTTGGTCACGGCACGAGGGTTGAGTCACACAAGAGCTACGGCATCAAGGGGGCCCAGAAATCAACTGGCGCGCAACCGAATGGACCCACACTGCCGCGCGATCACTTTGAGTCGAAGCTGAAG CTCTACAATCAATTCTACGACAATAAAAGCCTGGAGATACGTAGCCGCGAGGTCAATAACCGCTTGATACTGGAGGGTGCGCTGCGCGTCTATTGGGGAGTGCAAGGAGTTATCCACCTCAAGGAAGACGATGATCAGCGCACATTTGTTGTGCGCAAGAGGAACTCCTGTCGAACCTCCAAAGCGGAT GACAGCAGTTCAGACAAGGAGAACGAGGCTAGCGAATCGCTGGCTCCGCCCACAACCACAACCGGCGAGGTAGATGCGCTCTCCACCGATGTGTCGCTGTCGGAGAGCATGACCTTCGACTCTTGCAGCTTGAACGAAATATCCGAACTGCCAACAACACCCGAAGATGCCTCTGCCAATACAACCGGAAACAGCAAAGAGGTCACAAATGGAAAGGTCTCAAATGACGACGAGGACACAACCACAACGGACTCTTCAGGCACTCTGGTGGAGGGTGCGACGGCCAGCACCAGTTGTGTGTCTAGCACGCTGCCGTCCAAACTGGACAATCTGGAGAAGCTCGACTGGGATGATATTGACGATCTGCTGCAGGTTGAAAGACGTCATAATCACAAGGATAAGATCTATGAAACGATGCCGGTGAAGCTGCCTTCATCGCAATCCTCCAGCGACAGCTCCCCCAGCAAAACATCCACTGACAGCACTACGACCACCACAGACTCAAGCTCCACGCCATCggccaccaccagcaacaacaacagcagcagcacaacagaCAACTTTATGACCGCCACGGACTCGTTCACGACCAACACAACCACCCAAAACACAACTACAGTGAGCACCACTGCCACGACGCTGGACAACTACGAGACCGCTGACGATGCTACTTTGAAACCGATGGATTTTGAGGACTTCAAACGTAGCGTACATCAAGACTATGTCAATGGAACGAACTCCTTCAAGGAACCAAACGATGGGACACTAAAGCGCAATCAGCCGATAGATCCCTCTCGGATACACGACTCCCTTAAGCTTTACGGCGAGAACTCGGTGATGAGCAAGAGCTTCAACTGCGAGCATGCCCTTCGCTCCCACATTGATCCATCGCTCATTAATGATACCATGAACTTGCGCAGCAGCGTAGGCTCTCCACGGTCTGCGCAGCGGCAGTACGCCTTGCAAAAGAGCGGATCGGCGTCCGCATCAACGGTGCCCAGCAAGGAGCAGAGGAAGCCATATCAGCAGGGTCGACAGCTCTTCGAAAAGGGAATAAATCGATCCAAATCGGGACCCAGTTGCTTTGTGTACTCGGACagcgatgacgacgatgacaaCACGCTTCGTCCGCAGCGTCTGGCCACCATAAGACGCAGTGATGTGCCTTCCCGTTTCATTAAAATCCAAATGGACTGCTATCCCAAAGAGAATGCTGCtgccggcggcggcggctgcggcagcgaGGGAGAGTCGAGCCGCGCCGATGCTCCGTCCATTACAAGCGGAGCTGCTGCCGGTGATGAACTGACTCAAACAGAGGAGCTCTATACGGCCAGCGATGGGGCAGCAGGTGCTGGAGGGGATTCAATTGGCACGTCTGGCTTGCATGTAACCGAGGATGGAGTGGTTCTGAGGAGACCGCCGCGCACTGGTGCCGCAGCCATCAAACGACGCAGTGGCAATCGGCG ATCTCGTACCAAACTGAAACGTCGGTGCTCCATTAATGGCCATTATTACAATCGGGAGACGTCTTTCTTCACTCCGCCCTATGGCTCTCAGATGTCTGTGTGGGTCTCGTCGATGGTCACCACCCCCGAGGTCATCAATTTGGTGCTCGAAAAGTATAAGGTGGATATGGCCCCTGAGAACTTTTCGCTCTTTATAATGCGCGACAACGGGGAGCAGAAGCGGCTCAAGGACGAAGAATATCCCTTGGTGACGCGCGTCACCCTGGGACCGCACGAGGATGTGGCTCGTTTGTTTTTGGTGGATACTCGTAAAACTGATGAAATCAG TAATGAAGTTGCTCAATTTTTGAATCTATCGCTGCCCGAATGCCGTGCCATTCTGGAACGTTACGAACAGGAAATGGATCGCGAGGTGGCCAAAATAAAGGAGAG ATACGCCGAGCTGCGTCGCCGCATTGTGAGCCGAATGGAATCTCTAAAAGTGCATTTGTAA
- the CenB1A gene encoding arf-GAP with coiled-coil, ANK repeat and PH domain-containing protein 2 isoform X1, producing MRATIEFEECLKDSPRFRQFVSKEESDIEHLEQRLEKIIKLCNVAVDSGKEYVKNQSAFAMSLWDLQQHFLDNKNAHNALGKLIHCFQEMNKFHTTLLDQASRTVLKNLTVFVKDDINQVKDYKGHFLKVSEGYDNALIKNAQASKNRPQEVQEAANILAASKSCFQHTALDYVNYITLAQSRKVPSILSTLLDYYQACVTYYHQGFDLCNDFDEFFKNISEDLNALRGDYQQLEKVMQNRHMSVNRYCDSNTNSSSNKIEGYLFKKKSKGFKTWCRRWFYLSDNQLVYSDLDSHCRKRSNEDSFSVMEEDLRICSVRPVNEGDRRFCFEVISPTKSHILQADSADMLSLWISALQHSIGAAIQHDATHNSRPQSTNMPNALPAKRRIHWEEFLKIPGNAQCCDCRSQDPRWASINLGITLCIECSGVHRSLGVHYSKVRSLTLDAWETENVKVMMELGNEVVNRIYEARVGDDCELKRPTEQCEIGVREAWIKAKYVERRFVCAMPKPQELLASETAEVLSIDSGGVADEGGSGGGGSNVFGKHATLPLGGTRKWAVKKLRRRRQQRSLPKTLSDDPSIYNTAKTGDELDEDDDDESINIPSMSLSISRDDLLVIGDDLGLDRYETPCILGSDQESTEGESDPELPEEVPFTQLDANQLLYKASVVHNLPIMCMAFALGADKTWKNPQDRQRSFLHQAVISGSVMACEYLLLNGAVIDAVDELGYSALHISTAKGHIAQVYLLLKNKAAYDLASSDGKKALDIAVDQKNADIVTLLRLTRLNDEIGLNDEYNGEDETYKDVMKDFSNFAASQPRMLRQRNDSNTLESQRSSLTNSD from the exons ATGCGCGCCACAATCGAGTTTGAGGAATGCCTAAAGGATTCGCCGAGATTCAG aCAATTTGTGTCCAAGGAGGAGAGCGATATTGAGCACTTGGAGCAGCGGCTGGAGAAAATCATCAAGCTTTGCAATGTGGCCGTCGACTCGGGGAAGGAGTATGTCAAGAACCAGAG CGCCTTTGCCATGTCCTTGTGGgatctgcagcagcattttTTAGACAACAAAAACGCCCACAATGCGCTGGGAAAGCTGATTCATTGTTTCCAG GAAATGAACAAGTTTCATACCACTCTGTTGGATCAGGCCAGTCGCACGGTGCTCAAAAATCTCACTGTATTTGTAAAGGACGACATCAATCAGGTGAAGGACTACAAGGGACACTTTCTCAAGGTCTCCGAGGGCTATGACAATGCATTGATCAAGAACGCACAG GCCAGTAAAAATCGTCCACAGGAAGTGCAGGAAGCAGCCAATATCCTTGCCGCCTCCAAGTCCTGCTTCCAGCACACCGCCTTGGACTATGTCAACTATATAACGCTGGCGCAGTCTCGCAAGGTCCCATCAATACTGTCCACG CTGCTGGATTACTATCAGGCGTGCGTGACCTACTACCATCAGGGCTTTGACTTGTGCAACGATTTCGACGAGTTCTTCAAAAACATCAGCGAGGACCTGAATGCCCTGCGCGGCGATTACCAGCAGCTGGAGAAGGTCATGCAGAATCGGCACATGAGCGTGAATCGCTATTGCGATTCGAACACGAACAGTTCCTCGAACAAAATCGAGGGCTATTTGTTTAAGAAAAAATCAAAGGGCTTCAAGACCTGGTGCAGGCGTTGGTTCTATCTGAGCGACAACCAGTTGGTCTACAG TGATTTGGATTCGCATTGCAGAAAACGCAGCAACGAGGACTCGTTTTCGGTCATGGAGGAGGACCTGCGCATCTGCAGTGTGCGGCCGGTGAACGAGGGCGATCGCCGCTTCTGCTTCGAAGTGATTTCGCCAACCAA ATCTCACATTCTGCAGGCTGACTCAGCCGATATGCTTTCCCTGTGGATTTCCGCACTGCAGCACAGTATTGGGGCAGCTATTCAGCATGACGCCACGCACAACTCGCGGCCCCAGTCGACGAACATGCCCAATGCACTGCCCGCAAAGCGTAGAAT CCACTGGGAGGAGTTTTTAAAGATACCCGGCAATGCACAGTGCTGCGATTGCCGCAGCCAGGATCCTCGCTGGGCCTCCATCAATCTGGGCATTACGCTGTGCATCGAATGCTCTGGTGTCCATCGCAGCCTCGGCGTCCACTACAGCAAGGTCCGCTCCCTGACTCTGGATGCCTGGGAGACGGAGAATGTCAAGGTCATGATGGAGCTCGGCAACGAGGTGGTTAATCGTATATATGAGGCGCGGGTGGGCGATGACTGCGAGCTGAAGCGTCCCACGGAGCAGTGCGAGATTGGAGTGCGCGAGGCTTGGATTAAGGCAAAGTATGTGGAGCGACGGTTCGTGTGCGCCATGCCCAAGCCACAGGAGCTGCTGGCCAGTGAAACAGCCGAGGTGCTGAGCATAGACAGCGGCGGTGTGGCCGACGaaggtggcagcggtggtgggggCAGCAACGTTTTTGGAAAGCATGCCACGCTGCCGTTGGGCGGAACACGAAAGTGGGCTGTCAAGAAGCTGCGCAGGAGGCGACAGCAGCGTTCTCTGCCAAAAACATTGAGCGACGACCCAAGCATCTATAACACGGCCAAAACGGGCGACGAGCTGGACgaagatgacgatgacgagtCCATCAACATTCCATCAATGTCGTTGAGCATCTCGCGCGACGATTTGTTGGTCATTGGCGATGACCTAGGCCTGGACAGATATGAGACGCCCTGCATTCTGGGCAGCGACCAGGAGAGCACCGAAGGCGAGTCCGATCCAGAGCTACCGGAGGAGGTGCCTTTCACACAGCTGGACGCGAATCAGTTGCTCTACAAGGCCTCTGTTGTGCACAATCTTCCGATAATGTGCATGGCCTTTGCCCTGGGCGCCGACAAGACATGGAAGAATCCCCAGGATCGTCAGCGCTCGTTTCTGCATCAGGCCGTCATCTCTGGCTCGGTGATGGCCTGCGAGTATCTGCTGCTGAACGGAGCAGTAATCGATGCGGTCGATGAGCTCGGCTACAGTGCGCTTCACATATCCACGGCCAAGGGGCACATTGCCCAGGTGTATCTGCTATTGAAAAACAAGGCCGCCTACGACCTGGCCTCGAGTGATGGCAAGAAGGCGCTGGACATAGCCGTTGATCAGAAAAACGCCGACATTGTCACACT TCTTCGGCTGACGCGACTCAACGATGAGATTGGCCTGAACGACGAATACAATGGGGAGGACGAGACGTACAAGGATGTGATGAAGGACTTCTCCAACTTTGCTGCTAGTCAGCCGCGCATGCTGCGTCAGCGCAACGACTCGAACACACTGGAATCCCAGCGCAGCTCTCTGACCAACTCCGACTAG
- the CenB1A gene encoding arf-GAP with coiled-coil, ANK repeat and PH domain-containing protein 2 isoform X2, which translates to MRATIEFEECLKDSPRFRQFVSKEESDIEHLEQRLEKIIKLCNVAVDSGKEYVKNQSAFAMSLWDLQQHFLDNKNAHNALGKLIHCFQEMNKFHTTLLDQASRTVLKNLTVFVKDDINQVKDYKGHFLKVSEGYDNALIKNAQASKNRPQEVQEAANILAASKSCFQHTALDYVNYITLAQSRKVPSILSTLLDYYQACVTYYHQGFDLCNDFDEFFKNISEDLNALRGDYQQLEKVMQNRHMSVNRYCDSNTNSSSNKIEGYLFKKKSKGFKTWCRRWFYLSDNQLVYRKRSNEDSFSVMEEDLRICSVRPVNEGDRRFCFEVISPTKSHILQADSADMLSLWISALQHSIGAAIQHDATHNSRPQSTNMPNALPAKRRIHWEEFLKIPGNAQCCDCRSQDPRWASINLGITLCIECSGVHRSLGVHYSKVRSLTLDAWETENVKVMMELGNEVVNRIYEARVGDDCELKRPTEQCEIGVREAWIKAKYVERRFVCAMPKPQELLASETAEVLSIDSGGVADEGGSGGGGSNVFGKHATLPLGGTRKWAVKKLRRRRQQRSLPKTLSDDPSIYNTAKTGDELDEDDDDESINIPSMSLSISRDDLLVIGDDLGLDRYETPCILGSDQESTEGESDPELPEEVPFTQLDANQLLYKASVVHNLPIMCMAFALGADKTWKNPQDRQRSFLHQAVISGSVMACEYLLLNGAVIDAVDELGYSALHISTAKGHIAQVYLLLKNKAAYDLASSDGKKALDIAVDQKNADIVTLLRLTRLNDEIGLNDEYNGEDETYKDVMKDFSNFAASQPRMLRQRNDSNTLESQRSSLTNSD; encoded by the exons ATGCGCGCCACAATCGAGTTTGAGGAATGCCTAAAGGATTCGCCGAGATTCAG aCAATTTGTGTCCAAGGAGGAGAGCGATATTGAGCACTTGGAGCAGCGGCTGGAGAAAATCATCAAGCTTTGCAATGTGGCCGTCGACTCGGGGAAGGAGTATGTCAAGAACCAGAG CGCCTTTGCCATGTCCTTGTGGgatctgcagcagcattttTTAGACAACAAAAACGCCCACAATGCGCTGGGAAAGCTGATTCATTGTTTCCAG GAAATGAACAAGTTTCATACCACTCTGTTGGATCAGGCCAGTCGCACGGTGCTCAAAAATCTCACTGTATTTGTAAAGGACGACATCAATCAGGTGAAGGACTACAAGGGACACTTTCTCAAGGTCTCCGAGGGCTATGACAATGCATTGATCAAGAACGCACAG GCCAGTAAAAATCGTCCACAGGAAGTGCAGGAAGCAGCCAATATCCTTGCCGCCTCCAAGTCCTGCTTCCAGCACACCGCCTTGGACTATGTCAACTATATAACGCTGGCGCAGTCTCGCAAGGTCCCATCAATACTGTCCACG CTGCTGGATTACTATCAGGCGTGCGTGACCTACTACCATCAGGGCTTTGACTTGTGCAACGATTTCGACGAGTTCTTCAAAAACATCAGCGAGGACCTGAATGCCCTGCGCGGCGATTACCAGCAGCTGGAGAAGGTCATGCAGAATCGGCACATGAGCGTGAATCGCTATTGCGATTCGAACACGAACAGTTCCTCGAACAAAATCGAGGGCTATTTGTTTAAGAAAAAATCAAAGGGCTTCAAGACCTGGTGCAGGCGTTGGTTCTATCTGAGCGACAACCAGTTGGTCTACAG AAAACGCAGCAACGAGGACTCGTTTTCGGTCATGGAGGAGGACCTGCGCATCTGCAGTGTGCGGCCGGTGAACGAGGGCGATCGCCGCTTCTGCTTCGAAGTGATTTCGCCAACCAA ATCTCACATTCTGCAGGCTGACTCAGCCGATATGCTTTCCCTGTGGATTTCCGCACTGCAGCACAGTATTGGGGCAGCTATTCAGCATGACGCCACGCACAACTCGCGGCCCCAGTCGACGAACATGCCCAATGCACTGCCCGCAAAGCGTAGAAT CCACTGGGAGGAGTTTTTAAAGATACCCGGCAATGCACAGTGCTGCGATTGCCGCAGCCAGGATCCTCGCTGGGCCTCCATCAATCTGGGCATTACGCTGTGCATCGAATGCTCTGGTGTCCATCGCAGCCTCGGCGTCCACTACAGCAAGGTCCGCTCCCTGACTCTGGATGCCTGGGAGACGGAGAATGTCAAGGTCATGATGGAGCTCGGCAACGAGGTGGTTAATCGTATATATGAGGCGCGGGTGGGCGATGACTGCGAGCTGAAGCGTCCCACGGAGCAGTGCGAGATTGGAGTGCGCGAGGCTTGGATTAAGGCAAAGTATGTGGAGCGACGGTTCGTGTGCGCCATGCCCAAGCCACAGGAGCTGCTGGCCAGTGAAACAGCCGAGGTGCTGAGCATAGACAGCGGCGGTGTGGCCGACGaaggtggcagcggtggtgggggCAGCAACGTTTTTGGAAAGCATGCCACGCTGCCGTTGGGCGGAACACGAAAGTGGGCTGTCAAGAAGCTGCGCAGGAGGCGACAGCAGCGTTCTCTGCCAAAAACATTGAGCGACGACCCAAGCATCTATAACACGGCCAAAACGGGCGACGAGCTGGACgaagatgacgatgacgagtCCATCAACATTCCATCAATGTCGTTGAGCATCTCGCGCGACGATTTGTTGGTCATTGGCGATGACCTAGGCCTGGACAGATATGAGACGCCCTGCATTCTGGGCAGCGACCAGGAGAGCACCGAAGGCGAGTCCGATCCAGAGCTACCGGAGGAGGTGCCTTTCACACAGCTGGACGCGAATCAGTTGCTCTACAAGGCCTCTGTTGTGCACAATCTTCCGATAATGTGCATGGCCTTTGCCCTGGGCGCCGACAAGACATGGAAGAATCCCCAGGATCGTCAGCGCTCGTTTCTGCATCAGGCCGTCATCTCTGGCTCGGTGATGGCCTGCGAGTATCTGCTGCTGAACGGAGCAGTAATCGATGCGGTCGATGAGCTCGGCTACAGTGCGCTTCACATATCCACGGCCAAGGGGCACATTGCCCAGGTGTATCTGCTATTGAAAAACAAGGCCGCCTACGACCTGGCCTCGAGTGATGGCAAGAAGGCGCTGGACATAGCCGTTGATCAGAAAAACGCCGACATTGTCACACT TCTTCGGCTGACGCGACTCAACGATGAGATTGGCCTGAACGACGAATACAATGGGGAGGACGAGACGTACAAGGATGTGATGAAGGACTTCTCCAACTTTGCTGCTAGTCAGCCGCGCATGCTGCGTCAGCGCAACGACTCGAACACACTGGAATCCCAGCGCAGCTCTCTGACCAACTCCGACTAG
- the LOC4800587 gene encoding zinc finger and SCAN domain-containing protein 12, with amino-acid sequence MPEAELCYPDLKTLCRLCLKEHLDAHTIFGDDATGLSIAMRLMACVSLDPKPSDPFPKKICDECRYQLEKSFLFRQRSQATEKKLRKHIRLLGLGKKSRVFSKESDDYDEDELEFEESVAFIANQEKVREAEAEKWREKFKENQEQEFVKRLGAARLELRQEVAAEVRKELADEVRQDVREELRNEVNEEIRREQLAKLVGELEVFLVEKKAGSWEPMDPDVKLAPEPVPDSPPAILPKHPIKRRLSSASKHPPAQCLKAEEVEFVLGGDPETSAADEVDLDPIDIEEDSPTDVTAHEFTDIKMVGVGAGDVVRTEDGEIYIINSTSTVEPKHDSPPPEFQQDSDITSYNIKDDGEIQFSGEKSEEMGDVVVFNLDGDISEEQQVYNFEQNLIIVPKEKTPKRESRQVGKRKRSSEFVSKQSPREPQPKACRVTDTVKTFQCQMCPTAFPTEKLLTRHHNAHIKNLKNGKGGSLQCPICELQLSCASSLKRHMIIHTGLKPYKCDSCDLSFSQREVLKRHMDIHTGAKRHKCSQCSSCFAQKSNLQQHIARVHMGNSRTHKCHLCDRSFNHVSGLSRHLVAHAGVMFSCTECGRQFNDRSAVQRHLQTVHKIQNKSVDYASEPEPELSEIEFQSV; translated from the exons ATGCCAGAGGCGGAGCTGTGTTACCCCGACTTGAAGACCTTGTGCCGCCTGTGTCTGAAGGAGCATCTAGATGCCCACACCATATTCGGCGACGATGCCACGGGGCTCTCCATTGCGATGCGTCTGATGGCCTGTGTCTCACTGGATCCAAAGCCATCAGATCCATTCCCCAAAAAGATATGCGACGAGTGCCGCTACCAACTGGAGAAGTCCTTCCTGTTCCGCCAACGCAGCCAGGCAACAGAGAAAAAATTGCGCAAACACATTCGCCTGCTCGGCTTGGGCAAGAAAAGCCGCGTCTTTTCAAAGGAGTCGGACGACTACGACGAGGATGAGCTCGAGTTCGAGGAGTCGGTGGCATTCATAGCAAACCAAGAGAAGGTGCGCGAGGCAGAGGCCGAGAAATGGCGTGAAAAGTTCAAGGAGAATCAGGAGCAGGAGTTCGTCAAGCGTTTGGGGGCCGCGCGCCTCGAGTTGCGCCAAGAAGTAGCTGCAGAGGTTCGCAAGGAGCTGGCCGACGAGGTGCGCCAGGATGTGCGGGAGGAACTTCGCAACGAAGTGAACGAGGAGATTCGCAGGGAGCAACTGGCCAAACTCGTGGGCGAACTAGAAGTATTCCTAGTCGAAAAGAAAGCTGGTTCGTGGGAACCTATGGATCCGGACGTAAAGCTTGCCCCAGAGCCCGTTCCAGATTCGCCCCCCGCCATACTTCCCAAGCATCCAATTAAACGACGTCTCAGCTCAGCCTCGAAGCACCCGCCCGCACAATGCCTGAAAGCGGAGGAGGTCGAATTTGTGCTGGGCGGCGATCCAGAGACTTCAGCCGCTGATGAAGTCGACTTGGATCCGATCGACATAGAGGAAGACTCTCCAACAGATGTCACTGCTCACGAATTTACAGATATTAAGATGGTCGGTGTCGGTGCTGGGGATGTGGTCAGGACCGAGGATGGGGAAATTTACATTATTAATTCGACCAGTACGGTGGAACCCAAGCACGACTCCCCTCCGCCGGAGTTTCAACAGGACAGCGACATCACGTCCTACAACA TTAAGGACGACGGGGAGATTCAGTTCAGCGGTGAGAAGTCTGAGGAAATGGGCGATGTTGTGGTATTTAACTTGGACGGCGACATATCTGAGGAGCAGCAGGTCTACAACTTTGAGCAGAACCTCATTATTGTG CCCAAAGAGAAAACACCCAAACGGGAGAGCCGGCAGGTCGGCAAACGGAAGCGATCGAGCGAGTTTGTGTCAAAGCAGTCGCCTCGCGAGCCTCAACCAAAGGCCTGTCGAGTCACCGATACGGTCAAGACATTTCAATGTCAAATGTGTCCAACGGCCTTCCCCACGGAGAAACTACTGACGCGACACCACAATGCGCACATAAAGAACCTGAAGAACGGAAAGGGCGGCTCGCTGCAGTGCCCCATTTGTGAGCTGCAACTGTCCTGCGCCAGTTCCCTCAAGCGCCATATGATTATCCACACGGGCCTCAAGCCCTACAAATGTGATTCGTGTGACCTGTCCTTTTCGCAGCGCGAAGTCCTCAAGCGCCACATGGACATCCACACGGGGGCCAAGCGTCACAAGTGTTCGCAGTGCTCGAGTTGCTTTGCCCAAAAGTCCAACCTGCAACAGCACATTGCGCGTGTGCACATGGGTAACTCACGTACGCACAAATGCCATCTTTGTGATCGGAGCTTCAATCACGTGTCCGGCCTCAGTCGCCACCTCGTTGCCCATGCAGGCGTGATGTTCTCCTGCACGGAATGTGGGCGGCAGTTCAACGATCGGAGCGCCGTTCAGCGACATCTGCAGACGGTCCACAAAATCCAAAACAAAAGTGTCGACTATGCttccgagccagagccagagttgAGCGAGATTGAGTTTCAATCTGTTTAG
- the LOC4800588 gene encoding uncharacterized protein: protein MLNVCRLCLSSDANFLISNGQTALKIIACTAVEVQPNDDLPQVICPECLLRVEEHYAFRKRCHAADRRLRRNKVLQSRDPKDGLVDTLVAAEEEFELHDVAGCTPTACSESSAQWRMQTAQLIRSEIDSYKKQLLSECKQEVRAEIEQELRKEVEEKIEEEAKKKCRISVLDDVFHEMERFFERKRNETLYGNVERCESYWSDSDNMRLRSITSSNQVMAFEGSELYVAEAPVKPDEVREDGNVSFVDLLDDDSNPKTPSTTAPEAVATPGPIVPVPMVEIPITDLELNNLREDFNTDTFLSFKSTANKTTQVKPSPHKKVRSHHRKDRDKLCRKHSRRYDPASVDPANCVRCRLRHGDRHS, encoded by the exons ATGTTGAATGTGTGCCGTCTGTGTCTCTCAAGCGACGCCAACTTTTTGATTTCCAATGGCCAAACCGCCCTAAAGATAATAGCTTGCACTGCTGTCGAGGTGCAGCCCAACGATGACCTGCCCCAAGTTATCTGCCCGGAATGTCTTTTGCGAGTCGAGGAGCACTATGCTTTTCGCAAACGCTGCCATGCTGCTGACAGAAGACTACGGCGCAATAAGGTCCTGCAGAGCCGGGACCCGAAAGACGGGCTGGTAGACACTTTGGTAGCCGCCGAGGAGGAGTTTGAGCTGCACGATGTGGCTGGCTGCACACCCACAGCCTGCTCCGAGAGCAGCGCCCAGTGGCGCATGCAGACGGCTCAACTGATCCGCTCCGAAATCGATTCTTACAAAAAGCAATTGCTCAGCGAATGCAAGCAGGAAGTGCGCGCCGAGATAGAACAAGAGCTGCGAAAGGAAGTGGAGGAGAAAATTGAGGAAGAAGCTAAGAAAAAGTGCCGCATCAGCGTCCTGGATGATGTTTTTCATGAAATGGAGCGATTCTTCGAGCGCAAACGCAACGAGACACTCTACGGCAATGTCGAACGCTGCGAGAGTTACTGGTCCGACTCGGACAATATGAGACTGAGAAGCATTACGTCCTCGAACCAGGTGATGGCGTTTGAAGGTTCCGAGTTGTACGTAGCTGAAGCTCCTGTTAAGCCTGATGAGGTCAGGGAAGACGGCAATGTGAGCTTTGTGGATCTTCTAG ATGATGATTCAAACCCGAAAACTCCATCGACCACAGCACCAGAAGCAGTCGCAACTCCTGGGCCAATTGTGCCAGTACCCATGGTGGAAATACCCATAACGGATCTAGAATTGAATAACTTGCGAGAAGATTTCAACACCGACACCTTCCTGTCTTTTAAATCTACCGCTAACAAAACAACCCAGGTGAAGCCTTCACCTCACAAGAAAGTTCGTTCCCATCATCGAAAGGATCGCGACAAATTATGTCGCAAGCACAGCCGACGCTACGATCCAGCATCCGTGGATCCTGCCAATTGTGTGCGCTGTCGTCTCAGGCACGGAGATAGGCATAGTTAG